The Mytilus galloprovincialis chromosome 2, xbMytGall1.hap1.1, whole genome shotgun sequence genome has a window encoding:
- the LOC143063123 gene encoding tyramine beta-hydroxylase-like produces MKCKLSIFGYSQCIMDNVSYWFVIKLCVLITVVHVAVGFPRFQDVIPNGDKLPHPCKPNYIWHGVGHRADRGEGPLNDFGKDFLRLGKKWNKSLCQLDSDKDGISNGEELGDPDCIWTRQTIPQRQNKITHPGVCDPWESEKCKKQNTWVDCDIDELKCAAIHDKSVMNITIRMPETKVPNSETNYMCTMFDLPSDGDFHMIASVPYIVNNYVMHHMLLFGCADTDYVRKIEPNNPKLCQMGAKGCSDIIDTWTVGNAGQCAPKEFGYRIGMKGYKRVLLQAHWNNPELKEHYVDSSGLTLFYTSKLRPNDAGVLMIGRSSFTLPPGRSDIEVVGTCSKQCSKKKFKGPIYVSAALNHMHYLGKKQKIELIRDGRKIQDITKEDNFNYDKPITHSFSSPIEIQPGDEIKTTCVFKTTSKLNYTYFGQGTNDEMCFGFLTFYPAKNVKRKFCTSWKSIPVCELIAPIVRGCETAKFTNLSNPEFTEMRNAVKDHCSTNDTCLEKCKDHLTIINMHPCMDGDVGKFIKYRLKKFRDSSVTDFYNGIESCSLKHAPLLLQPNTAKSISIFQFHFVVIFGCIVMFIT; encoded by the exons ATGAAGTGTAAATTGTCAATATTTGGTTATTCTCAATGCATTATGGACAACGTATCATACTG GTTCGTCATTAAGTTGTGTGTTCTAATTACCGTAGTCCATGTAGCAGTAGGCTTCCCAAGATTTCAAGATGTGATTCCTAATGGAGATAAGTTACCACATCCATGTAAACCTAATTATATATGGCATGGCGTTGGACATAGAGCAGACAGAGGCGAAGGGCCACTGAACGATTTCGGAAAAGATTTCCTTCGACTCGGAAAG AAGTGGAATAAATCTTTATGCCAGCTTGATTCTGACAAAGATGGGATAAGTAACGGAGAAGAACTTGGTGACCCTGATTGTATTTGGACACGACAGACTATTCCGCAGAGACAAAATAAGATAACACATCCAG gTGTTTGTGATCCTTGGGAAAGTGAGAAGTGCAAGAAACAAAATACATGGGTTGACTGTGATATAGACGAACTCAAATGTGCTGCCATTCATGATAAAA GTGTAATGAATATTACAATTCGAATGCCCGAGACGAAGGTACCGAACTCAGAGACAAACTACATGTGTACTATGTTTGATTTACCAAGCGATGGAGACTTCCACATGATTGCCAGTGTCCCTTACATTGTAAACAATTATGTCATGCATCATATGTTGTTGTTTGGGTGTGCAGATACAG attacGTCAGAAAGATTGAACCAAATAATCCTAAGTTATGCCAGATGGGGGCAAAAGGCTGCAGTGACATCATAGATACATGGACTGTGGGAAATGCTGGCCAATGTGCTCCAAAAGAGTTTGGATATAGAATTGGTATGAAGGGATATAAACGTGTGTTACTTCAG GCTCATTGGAATAACCCAGAGTTGAAAGAGCATTATGTCGACAGCTCAGGTCTTACGCTTTTTTATACAAGTAAACTAAGACCAAACGATGCCGGAGTTTTGATGATTGGCAGAAGCAGTTTTACATTGCCACCAGGAAGATCAGATATTGAAGTTGTTGGAACATGCTCTAAACAATGTAGCAAAAAAAAGTTCAAAGGTCCTATTTATGTTTCTGCCGCATTAAATCATATGCATTATTTGG GTAAAAAACAGAAGATAGAGTTGATACGTGATGGCAGAAAAATTCAAGATATTACAAAAGAAGACAATTTTAATTATGATAAACCAATCACGCACAG TTTTAGCAGCCCAATCGAAATACAACCTGGAGATGAAATAAAAACCACATGTGTGTTTAAAACAACATCTAAACTAAATTATACCTACTTTGGACAAGGTACAAATGACGAAATGTGCTTTGGGTTTTTAACATTTTATCCTGCAAAGAATGTGAAACGGAAATTTTGTACATCATGGAAAAGCATTCCAGTATGTGAACTTATAGCTCCGATAGTCAGAGGTTGCGAGACAGCAAAATTCACAAATTTATCAAATCCTGAATTTACTGAAATGAGAAATGCTGTAAAAGATCACTGTTCTACAAACGATACCTGTTTAGAGAAATGTAAAGATCATCTAACAATCATAAACATGCATCCATGCATGGACGGAGATGTAGGAAAATTCATTAAGTACAGATTAAAAAAGTTTCGGGACTCCAGTGTAACAGATTTCTATAATGGAATTGAATCGTGTTCACTAAAACATGCACCTCTTTTATTACAACCAAACACAGCGAAATCGATcagtatttttcaatttcactttGTAGTCATTTTTGGTTGTATTGTCATGTTCATCACATAA